A single genomic interval of Aureliella helgolandensis harbors:
- the rbsD gene encoding D-ribose pyranase: MKRTRLLNSELSYEISRLGHTAGMTVCDAGLPIPAGVKRIDLAIERGFPSFVRTLDVILSEFMVEEIVLAREIHENNPEVFKTMMEVFRSHAMEPLVTEVPHDEFKRLTRESEVIVRTGECSPYANVILKSGVTF; encoded by the coding sequence ATGAAACGTACCAGATTGCTCAACAGTGAATTGAGCTATGAGATCAGCCGCCTGGGGCATACGGCAGGTATGACCGTGTGCGATGCCGGGCTGCCGATACCTGCCGGAGTGAAGCGGATCGATCTTGCAATCGAACGAGGATTTCCATCTTTCGTGCGAACGCTGGACGTAATATTGAGTGAGTTCATGGTCGAGGAGATTGTGCTGGCCCGTGAGATTCATGAGAATAATCCAGAGGTCTTTAAAACGATGATGGAGGTTTTCCGAAGCCACGCAATGGAGCCGTTGGTCACCGAAGTACCTCACGACGAGTTCAAGCGGCTTACGCGCGAGAGCGAGGTGATTGTGCGTACCGGCGAATGTAGTCCGTATGCAAACGTCATTCTCAAGTCTGGCGTCACGTTTTAA
- a CDS encoding zinc-dependent alcohol dehydrogenase: MAHSSPAKVKAVAMTAPGKTEMRTYPYPTMDHDSAILKVDMAGICGTDRHIFKGEATELRGKSIYPYVGGHEVIGTIVEIGDTAARTMDYDGQLLVPGDRVAIAVEVNCGECWYCRNHYNNTTCENQIQAYGLHPNADTPPFLRGGFAEYMYIRPRTHLFKVPEEMATDVAVFVEEMAVAYHSLARASVPFAPVNEGFGPGMSVAVLGNGPLGLLHGVMARIQGAGLTIATDLSDLRLKTAKSLYADVTINASKVGVEERLERAKELTEGVGPDLVIESAGEPEAFLEALQMVRKGGTIIEVGNWVDLGKHVPLDVMRHITSKNLHIHSVFHCGTNWRPVLKILQQQANRYDFPSMITHRMGLEELVDGFGTVTNFDECVKIEVVPHKA, translated from the coding sequence ATGGCTCACTCAAGTCCCGCCAAAGTCAAGGCCGTCGCGATGACCGCGCCCGGCAAAACGGAGATGCGAACATATCCCTATCCGACGATGGATCACGACTCTGCGATCCTCAAGGTCGATATGGCCGGAATCTGCGGGACCGACCGGCATATCTTCAAGGGGGAAGCTACGGAGTTGCGTGGGAAGTCGATCTATCCCTACGTCGGTGGGCATGAAGTCATTGGGACGATTGTCGAGATTGGGGACACCGCCGCGCGGACGATGGACTACGACGGGCAATTGCTCGTCCCTGGTGATCGGGTGGCGATTGCTGTTGAGGTGAACTGCGGCGAGTGCTGGTATTGTCGAAATCACTACAACAACACCACCTGCGAAAACCAGATACAGGCGTATGGACTGCATCCGAATGCCGATACGCCTCCCTTCCTGCGCGGCGGGTTCGCGGAATATATGTACATTCGCCCCAGGACGCATCTCTTCAAGGTGCCGGAAGAGATGGCGACGGACGTGGCTGTTTTCGTGGAGGAGATGGCGGTAGCCTACCATTCGCTTGCGAGAGCTTCCGTGCCGTTTGCGCCAGTGAACGAAGGCTTCGGTCCCGGGATGTCTGTCGCCGTGCTGGGCAATGGCCCGTTGGGGTTGCTGCACGGAGTCATGGCGAGGATTCAGGGAGCCGGATTGACGATCGCCACTGACTTGTCCGATCTCCGACTCAAGACGGCCAAGAGTCTGTATGCTGACGTCACGATCAACGCATCCAAAGTAGGCGTAGAAGAGCGCCTTGAGCGGGCGAAGGAGTTGACCGAGGGAGTAGGACCAGACCTGGTGATCGAATCCGCGGGTGAACCCGAGGCCTTTCTCGAGGCGCTGCAGATGGTGCGAAAGGGCGGAACAATTATCGAAGTGGGCAACTGGGTCGATCTGGGCAAGCATGTGCCCTTGGATGTCATGCGACACATTACTTCGAAGAACTTGCACATCCATTCCGTCTTCCACTGTGGGACCAATTGGAGACCTGTGTTAAAGATCCTTCAGCAGCAAGCCAATCGCTACGATTTTCCATCAATGATCACTCATCGCATGGGGCTTGAGGAACTCGTCGACGGTTTCGGTACTGTCACGAACTTTGACGAGTGTGTCAAAATCGAAGTCGTGCCCCACAAGGCGTGA
- a CDS encoding CehA/McbA family metallohydrolase, producing MTLKPIFFFAVALVVVSCSSAHSEQLLVEGLRHLRIEGPREWTEFPNAPDDHSINVQFESSVNEREVTLVVQQQDVKQRWNVAINGKQLGRLRVNENDMLVYFPVPANLLRASENALQIEQATQRNAVTDDVRIGNIRLLDRKLEDVLSEATCELTVVEASSGSPLPSRITVLNSDGALQSVGASSGENLAIRPGTIYSSNGSASFGLPAGSYTIYAGRGFEYSVDQIHLTVALGQTVQRTLQLVREVDTTGLVACDTHVHTLTHSGHGDATVEERMITLAAEGIEMPVATDHNVQIDHRPFALQANVEQYFTPVIGNEVTTRLGHVNIFPVTSAAEVPDHTLPSWQAILDAIYATPNVRVAILNHARDEHTQVTPFGPLLHNAVAGENIEGWHFGFNAMEVVNSSSTQTDILQLFHDWMAVLNRGYHVTPVGSSDSHDVGRHFVGQARTYIRCDDQAPGNIEVSNAIDQFLQGEVLVSYGLLTKLVVEDSFHSGQMANANGNTVRLKVHVLGPHWTQASRLRIYRNGQEIASRDISNTPADLATGVKAIEEFSFPKPKHDVHFVAIATGPGISDLYWKTAKPYQPKSPDWQAQVIGCSGAVWLDADQDGVATSAHEYAREIFTNANGDLKAMLTVLADFDAATAIQAAHMVQNAGVSLLEDSNQASIKNAASHTRLGFAQYLDAWRETQLAKFDH from the coding sequence GTGACACTCAAACCCATTTTCTTTTTTGCCGTGGCTCTGGTTGTCGTGTCCTGCTCGAGCGCCCATTCCGAACAATTGTTAGTCGAAGGACTAAGGCACCTACGGATTGAAGGGCCGCGAGAGTGGACCGAATTCCCCAATGCACCCGATGACCACAGTATCAACGTGCAATTTGAATCATCGGTCAACGAACGCGAGGTAACGCTCGTTGTCCAACAGCAAGATGTTAAACAGCGTTGGAACGTGGCCATCAACGGTAAACAGCTTGGCCGCCTGCGTGTCAACGAAAACGACATGCTCGTCTACTTTCCAGTGCCAGCGAACCTGCTGCGAGCCAGCGAGAACGCCTTGCAAATCGAGCAAGCCACTCAGCGCAATGCGGTAACTGACGATGTCCGCATTGGGAACATACGGCTACTGGACCGAAAGCTCGAGGATGTACTCTCCGAGGCAACTTGCGAGTTGACGGTCGTGGAAGCCAGCTCAGGAAGCCCTTTGCCGTCAAGAATTACAGTGCTCAATTCGGATGGCGCCCTCCAGTCAGTGGGAGCATCCTCTGGGGAAAATCTCGCGATACGTCCTGGGACGATTTACTCGTCCAACGGTTCTGCAAGTTTTGGCCTCCCCGCGGGTAGCTACACCATCTACGCCGGCCGGGGTTTTGAGTACTCCGTGGACCAGATTCACTTGACGGTGGCTCTCGGTCAAACAGTTCAACGAACGCTGCAGCTCGTGCGAGAAGTCGACACGACAGGCTTGGTGGCCTGCGACACACATGTCCACACACTGACGCATTCCGGACACGGGGACGCGACGGTGGAGGAACGGATGATCACCTTGGCTGCCGAGGGCATAGAAATGCCGGTTGCCACAGACCACAATGTGCAAATAGATCACCGTCCTTTTGCTCTGCAAGCGAACGTCGAACAGTATTTCACGCCGGTCATCGGTAATGAAGTGACGACACGCCTTGGGCATGTGAACATTTTCCCCGTAACTTCTGCTGCGGAAGTTCCTGACCACACCTTGCCGAGTTGGCAAGCGATCCTAGACGCGATCTACGCGACGCCGAACGTCAGGGTCGCCATCCTCAACCACGCGCGTGATGAACACACGCAAGTCACTCCATTTGGTCCACTCCTGCACAATGCGGTGGCGGGAGAGAATATCGAAGGTTGGCATTTTGGTTTCAACGCAATGGAGGTTGTAAATTCATCGAGCACCCAGACAGACATCCTGCAACTGTTCCATGATTGGATGGCAGTCCTCAACCGAGGCTATCACGTGACACCTGTCGGAAGCAGTGATTCCCACGACGTCGGCCGGCACTTCGTCGGGCAGGCGCGGACCTACATTCGTTGCGACGACCAAGCTCCTGGAAATATCGAAGTTAGCAACGCGATTGATCAGTTCCTACAGGGCGAGGTGCTGGTCAGCTACGGCCTCTTGACCAAGCTGGTCGTCGAGGACTCCTTTCATTCCGGACAAATGGCAAACGCCAACGGTAATACCGTGCGATTGAAAGTCCACGTGCTAGGTCCCCACTGGACCCAAGCTAGTAGGCTTCGTATCTACCGCAACGGTCAGGAAATCGCGAGCCGAGATATTTCAAACACACCTGCCGATTTGGCAACGGGTGTTAAGGCGATTGAGGAGTTCAGCTTCCCGAAACCCAAGCACGACGTGCACTTTGTGGCCATCGCTACAGGACCAGGAATCTCGGACCTTTATTGGAAGACTGCCAAGCCCTATCAACCGAAGTCCCCAGATTGGCAAGCGCAAGTTATCGGCTGCAGTGGTGCCGTTTGGCTTGATGCGGATCAAGATGGCGTGGCGACCTCGGCCCATGAATACGCTCGCGAAATTTTCACGAATGCCAACGGCGATCTCAAAGCCATGCTAACAGTGTTGGCAGATTTTGACGCTGCGACTGCGATCCAAGCCGCCCACATGGTTCAGAATGCAGGCGTTTCGCTGCTGGAGGATTCGAATCAAGCGTCCATAAAGAATGCAGCGTCTCATACCCGTCTCGGTTTCGCTCAGTACCTCGACGCTTGGCGTGAAACTCAGCTGGCAAAGTTCGATCATTAG
- a CDS encoding ribonuclease E inhibitor RraB — translation MNEKLGIADKIGSAINELDIDFSSFTLVGWFVNLLSLGTSGGVAYFACSALIRRNGLNLGVGMTFFLIIIGVTTSVFLTLRWLLDKAGFALTHPTDLIGDSEDASRETLNRMANSGMDMSAVHAIDFWYRFTAKENAEDMQRKAREHAFSVVAIEPNDELGEYDVLVQVQLVPNLDAIGQTEKSLGAIAAQCNGQADGWGVRQSS, via the coding sequence ATGAATGAAAAACTAGGCATTGCAGATAAGATTGGTTCAGCGATCAATGAGCTCGACATTGACTTTAGCAGTTTTACGCTGGTCGGTTGGTTTGTGAACCTGTTGTCGCTTGGCACGAGTGGTGGCGTGGCCTATTTTGCGTGCAGTGCCTTGATTCGACGCAACGGTTTGAATCTGGGCGTCGGAATGACGTTCTTCCTGATTATCATTGGCGTCACGACTAGCGTGTTTTTGACGCTTCGCTGGCTTTTGGACAAGGCTGGATTTGCGTTAACCCACCCGACTGATTTGATAGGCGATTCTGAAGACGCTAGCCGAGAGACCCTGAACCGGATGGCAAATTCTGGTATGGATATGTCGGCCGTTCATGCAATCGACTTTTGGTATCGCTTTACAGCTAAGGAAAATGCTGAAGACATGCAGCGGAAGGCACGCGAACATGCGTTCAGTGTTGTCGCCATTGAGCCCAACGATGAGTTGGGGGAGTACGACGTTCTGGTCCAAGTACAGCTGGTTCCGAATTTAGACGCGATTGGCCAGACGGAAAAGAGTTTGGGGGCTATCGCTGCTCAGTGCAATGGACAGGCTGACGGTTGGGGTGTCCGACAATCGAGTTAG
- a CDS encoding 3-keto-disaccharide hydrolase → MNATFRILAAIALVCTISTVSIAQDSKKPQADDKSAAWTPLFDGKSLDGWEKVGNEDSHWEVKDGEIAGSGSQSMLVCTQGPYKNFRYRVEAKINDGGNSGVYFRTTRKPGFMDGYEAQVDSTHTDPIRTGSLYGFCHVYKQHVKPGEWFSYEIEVRDDVWRGRDMTRIKITVDGNELYEYMDFAKTYPAGHFAFQQHDPGSKVNIRKVEVMPLDD, encoded by the coding sequence ATGAATGCAACGTTTCGAATTCTCGCCGCCATAGCCCTAGTATGCACGATCAGCACCGTATCGATCGCCCAAGATTCGAAGAAACCGCAGGCCGATGACAAGTCAGCCGCCTGGACGCCCCTTTTCGACGGCAAATCGCTCGATGGCTGGGAAAAAGTCGGCAATGAGGATAGCCATTGGGAAGTCAAAGACGGCGAGATCGCGGGCTCTGGCTCGCAATCGATGCTCGTATGTACCCAAGGGCCCTACAAGAACTTCCGCTATCGGGTGGAAGCAAAGATCAATGACGGTGGCAACTCAGGGGTTTACTTCCGCACGACGCGCAAACCTGGCTTCATGGATGGCTACGAAGCCCAGGTCGACAGCACGCATACGGACCCGATTCGCACGGGATCTCTGTACGGTTTCTGCCACGTCTACAAGCAGCACGTTAAACCGGGTGAATGGTTCAGCTACGAGATTGAAGTCCGCGATGACGTTTGGCGTGGGCGCGACATGACTCGTATTAAGATCACCGTGGATGGCAACGAACTCTACGAATACATGGACTTTGCCAAAACCTATCCAGCCGGGCACTTTGCATTTCAACAACACGATCCCGGCAGCAAAGTCAACATTCGCAAAGTCGAAGTGATGCCACTGGATGACTAA
- a CDS encoding DUF1593 domain-containing protein, whose amino-acid sequence MSHMYTYLSIADPLSHRFRRFAVSLCILAAMASNLTAEDGALAGVRHRVLVSSDIGGTDPDDVQSMVHLLVYADVFDLEGLVSSPYGPGRKEHILQVVDAYEQDFPQLSSHSASYPEPDAVRAICKQGAIDSPRASGLGNPTEGSAWIIQCAKRDDDRPLHVLVWGGMEDLAQALHDAPEISPKLRVYWIGGPNKKWSVDAYNYVEQHHPQLWMIEANATYRGWFVGGNQKGEWNNRAFVTEHIADHGALGAAFVNAKGDIKMGDTPSVARLLWGASEDPTLPSWGGQFVPIWDGRKTIFEEWPQQSASVEVFGVTEFALPLPAGYTATNTTSMVLNRGVPASIGVVDGNVLRFRFSPRDAKTWSYVLRSDFDKLDGLSGKFDAVPPPLSRTRLPSNEHPNWWIDDPDPAAAVGVHPGANSVSQWREKYLHDFAQRMDRCKLN is encoded by the coding sequence ATGAGCCATATGTATACCTACCTGAGCATCGCTGATCCGCTATCGCATCGATTTAGGCGGTTCGCTGTATCGCTTTGTATTTTGGCCGCGATGGCGTCGAATCTTACCGCGGAAGACGGGGCCCTCGCGGGCGTTCGGCATCGCGTGCTGGTGTCATCCGACATTGGTGGCACGGATCCAGATGACGTGCAGTCCATGGTGCATCTTTTGGTTTACGCCGACGTCTTCGACCTAGAGGGACTCGTATCCTCGCCTTACGGCCCAGGGCGCAAAGAGCATATCCTGCAAGTCGTCGATGCATACGAGCAAGACTTTCCGCAGCTTAGTTCACATTCCGCTAGCTATCCGGAGCCGGATGCGGTGCGGGCAATTTGCAAGCAGGGCGCCATCGATTCACCGAGAGCATCGGGACTTGGCAACCCGACCGAAGGCTCCGCATGGATTATCCAGTGTGCGAAACGCGACGATGATCGACCGCTGCATGTGCTTGTTTGGGGCGGTATGGAAGACTTAGCTCAAGCGCTGCACGACGCGCCGGAGATTTCACCGAAGCTGCGGGTCTACTGGATTGGCGGCCCGAATAAAAAGTGGAGTGTCGATGCATATAACTACGTCGAGCAACACCATCCCCAATTGTGGATGATTGAAGCAAATGCAACCTACCGTGGCTGGTTCGTGGGTGGCAACCAGAAGGGCGAATGGAACAACAGGGCATTCGTCACCGAACATATTGCCGATCACGGCGCGCTCGGCGCGGCTTTCGTGAACGCCAAAGGTGACATCAAAATGGGAGACACTCCGTCGGTCGCCCGACTGCTATGGGGCGCATCTGAAGACCCGACGCTACCCAGCTGGGGTGGTCAATTTGTTCCAATCTGGGACGGTCGCAAGACGATTTTCGAGGAATGGCCTCAACAGTCTGCCAGCGTCGAAGTCTTCGGCGTCACAGAATTCGCGTTACCACTTCCCGCAGGATATACAGCCACGAACACGACATCGATGGTGTTGAATCGAGGCGTGCCGGCTTCCATCGGCGTTGTGGATGGCAACGTGTTGCGTTTTCGTTTTTCACCACGTGATGCGAAGACTTGGTCCTACGTGCTCCGCAGCGACTTCGACAAACTGGACGGACTGTCTGGCAAGTTCGACGCCGTGCCACCTCCGCTCTCGCGCACGCGTCTGCCTTCAAACGAGCATCCCAACTGGTGGATCGATGATCCCGATCCAGCAGCGGCCGTAGGAGTTCATCCTGGAGCCAACAGCGTTAGCCAGTGGCGCGAGAAGTACCTCCACGATTTTGCCCAGCGGATGGATCGCTGCAAACTGAATTGA
- a CDS encoding glycoside hydrolase family 127 protein, which translates to MTISAPFLQPQFALKLVGIGVAIFFAIQTIKVSAQSAHLSPHQAVQRVPLSETKWTGGFWQQRVATCEEKMLPAMWEIMQGTKYKPYLEHFRIAAGLSAGDYHGAPFNDGDFYKWMEAVCALQAVVPNPAWDKRLDEIIAIIGKAQRADGYIHTPVLVAARNGDPNARPFGDRFNFEMYNMGHLMTTACLHYQVTGKDDLLTIARKAADFLDDAFRNPQADEARHAICPSHYMGLIELYRTTSEPRYLALAKRLIEMRDLVVDGGDDNQDRIPLAQQTEAVGHAVRATYLYAGVADLYAETGDEELWTTLEPIWSNLVGKKMYLTGGCGALFDGASPDGSKNQKSITRVHQAFGRNYQLPNITAHNETCANIGNVLWNWRMFLAKRDAKYIDVLELALYNSVLSGVALEGTEFFYTNPLRHFEPAPLALRWSRSRVPYMTAFCCPPNILRTIAEANGYAYGTSDNTVWVNLYGDNTLDTTLAGGRVHLQQTSNYPWSGEVRFDVLQCESDSAHLKLRIPGWANSATLKVDGATVDLALVAGSYATLPQDLRSGMSIELQLSMPPVLLESHPLVEETRNHVAIKRGPIVYCLESIDLPQENRLADIRVPADMQLEPRFDANLLQGVSVLEGNVVARPSVDWQGALYREFSQPTSTPIAAKFVPYYAWANRGKAEMTVWLPLD; encoded by the coding sequence ATGACTATTTCCGCTCCCTTCCTGCAGCCTCAATTTGCACTGAAACTCGTTGGTATTGGTGTGGCAATTTTCTTTGCGATTCAGACGATTAAGGTGTCTGCGCAGTCCGCACACTTAAGCCCACATCAAGCAGTGCAACGCGTTCCACTATCGGAAACGAAGTGGACGGGCGGCTTCTGGCAACAACGCGTCGCGACGTGTGAAGAAAAGATGCTCCCCGCGATGTGGGAGATCATGCAGGGGACGAAGTACAAGCCGTACCTAGAGCATTTCCGAATCGCGGCGGGGCTGTCCGCAGGAGATTACCACGGAGCTCCCTTCAACGATGGTGACTTTTACAAGTGGATGGAAGCGGTCTGTGCATTACAGGCCGTCGTTCCCAATCCCGCGTGGGACAAACGCTTGGATGAAATCATCGCCATCATTGGCAAAGCACAACGAGCGGACGGCTATATCCATACGCCAGTTCTCGTCGCGGCCCGCAACGGCGATCCAAACGCTAGGCCCTTCGGCGATCGGTTCAATTTCGAGATGTACAACATGGGACATCTCATGACGACTGCCTGCCTGCACTATCAGGTGACAGGCAAAGACGATCTGCTGACGATCGCTCGAAAAGCTGCGGACTTCCTCGACGATGCCTTTCGCAATCCCCAAGCGGATGAAGCGCGTCACGCCATCTGCCCGTCGCACTATATGGGGCTGATCGAACTCTACCGAACCACCAGCGAGCCTCGCTACCTAGCGCTTGCCAAGCGTCTGATTGAGATGAGGGACCTTGTGGTCGACGGTGGCGATGACAATCAAGACCGCATTCCTCTCGCCCAGCAGACCGAAGCGGTGGGACATGCCGTTCGTGCCACTTACCTCTATGCTGGCGTAGCCGATCTCTACGCCGAGACCGGAGACGAGGAATTATGGACGACGCTCGAGCCGATTTGGAGCAACCTCGTTGGCAAGAAAATGTACCTCACCGGTGGCTGTGGGGCGCTCTTTGACGGTGCCTCTCCCGACGGTTCCAAAAATCAAAAGTCGATCACGCGCGTGCACCAGGCCTTTGGCCGCAATTATCAATTACCCAACATCACCGCTCACAATGAGACCTGCGCCAACATCGGCAATGTGCTTTGGAACTGGCGAATGTTCTTAGCGAAAAGGGATGCAAAATACATCGATGTCTTGGAGCTCGCGCTCTACAACTCGGTCCTTTCCGGAGTTGCTTTGGAAGGAACTGAATTTTTCTACACCAATCCGTTGCGACATTTTGAACCAGCACCGCTTGCATTGCGTTGGTCGCGGTCGCGTGTCCCCTACATGACCGCCTTCTGCTGCCCTCCCAATATTTTGCGAACGATCGCTGAAGCCAACGGCTATGCCTACGGAACGTCAGACAATACGGTCTGGGTCAATCTCTATGGAGACAACACTCTTGATACGACTTTGGCAGGTGGTCGTGTGCATCTGCAGCAGACGTCGAATTATCCGTGGAGCGGGGAGGTTCGTTTCGACGTGCTGCAGTGCGAATCCGATTCCGCCCACTTAAAGTTGCGAATACCGGGCTGGGCAAATTCAGCCACTTTGAAAGTCGACGGGGCGACTGTCGACTTGGCGTTGGTTGCTGGCAGCTACGCCACGCTTCCTCAAGATCTCCGTTCCGGAATGTCTATCGAGCTGCAGCTTTCGATGCCACCGGTCCTCCTCGAATCTCATCCGCTCGTCGAAGAAACGCGCAATCACGTTGCCATAAAGCGTGGACCGATTGTCTATTGCCTCGAATCAATCGACCTGCCGCAGGAAAACCGACTGGCCGATATTCGAGTGCCAGCGGACATGCAGCTCGAACCACGTTTCGATGCAAATCTTCTGCAAGGGGTTTCAGTGTTAGAAGGCAACGTGGTGGCACGACCTTCGGTCGACTGGCAAGGTGCCCTCTACCGTGAGTTTTCCCAGCCGACCAGCACACCGATCGCGGCCAAATTTGTCCCCTATTACGCCTGGGCGAATCGAGGGAAAGCCGAAATGACCGTCTGGCTACCGCTCGACTAA
- a CDS encoding helix-turn-helix domain-containing protein: protein MKQFDTKRPEFSPYGFNCERWTPTRMPRPDRHNEIELNLLLSGSLTYLLGGCRTTIETGTLGVFWAAIPHQIVDFEGELPYFVLTLPLSEFLRAGIDRSVANRILHGELLIDAVRNDADEIAFNRWEQELRAGVVNLERAAQLEVRARLLRFAHAISDSPPERAAPMLSRADQLACYIARNYQQPLTSQSIADANGLNPNYAMNLFRKTYGTTMTTFIIQHRISHAQRLLVTTQDAILNVALESGFQSLSRFNEAFKAVCGCSPRDYRKAHHAMPDEQHPGMA, encoded by the coding sequence ATGAAGCAATTCGATACCAAACGCCCTGAATTCTCGCCCTACGGTTTCAACTGTGAACGGTGGACACCAACTCGCATGCCTCGTCCAGACCGGCACAACGAGATCGAACTCAACTTGCTCCTGTCCGGTTCCCTAACCTACCTGCTGGGCGGTTGCCGGACGACGATTGAGACGGGAACGCTGGGCGTTTTCTGGGCTGCAATTCCTCACCAAATCGTGGACTTTGAAGGCGAGTTGCCCTATTTCGTCCTAACGTTGCCGCTGAGCGAGTTTCTGCGAGCGGGCATCGATCGAAGCGTCGCCAATCGCATTTTGCATGGAGAACTGTTGATCGATGCCGTGCGGAACGATGCAGATGAAATTGCATTCAATCGCTGGGAGCAAGAGTTGCGAGCCGGGGTGGTGAATTTGGAACGTGCCGCCCAATTGGAAGTCCGAGCAAGGCTGTTGCGGTTTGCCCATGCGATTTCGGACAGCCCGCCGGAGCGTGCCGCACCGATGTTGTCGCGGGCCGATCAACTTGCCTGTTACATCGCTCGAAATTACCAGCAACCGCTAACCTCGCAATCGATCGCCGATGCCAATGGCCTGAACCCGAACTATGCGATGAATCTATTTCGCAAGACGTACGGTACGACCATGACGACCTTCATCATCCAGCACCGCATCTCCCATGCTCAACGGTTGTTGGTCACTACCCAAGATGCCATTTTGAATGTTGCGTTGGAGTCGGGATTCCAGAGTCTTAGTCGCTTCAACGAGGCTTTCAAAGCAGTTTGCGGCTGTTCGCCACGCGACTATCGCAAGGCCCATCACGCAATGCCCGATGAGCAACATCCAGGAATGGCCTGA
- a CDS encoding DUF1593 domain-containing protein, with protein MQPILSPTTVQLARPIFFVARVFAIFLLSIASSAFAIGKTRVLVLTDIENEPDDAQSMVRFLTYANHFDIEGLVATTSIHQQNRTAAARIKQIVEAYGKVQKNLSLHEPGYPTAESLLAVIRVGRPAYGMNAVGEGNDSTGSELLIEAADRDDPRPLWVPVWGGPNVLAQALWKVQQTRSPEALEKFVSKLRVYTISDQDDSGPWIRKTFPNLFYIASPGIHAGGAYHYATWSGISGDKFHARFTGADFSIVDNDWLDKHIRQNHGPLGAEHPHTEYLMEGDTPSFLGLVNNGLNTPENPNWGGWGGRYEFYTPRMQKWFQEAETRPFWSNAVDEVKGFDGNWHTSNHATIWRWRSAYQNDFAARIDWTTKPYDQANHPPVVKIASPTSLKAQKGDTIRLSAEGTTDPDGDELSYRWFYYSEAGSFTTSNARTGDPVRLENADQPQSSFEVPKSRVMLPGTGTMHIILAVSDSGTPRLTRYGRVIVDVTE; from the coding sequence ATGCAACCGATTCTGTCCCCCACCACCGTCCAACTTGCGCGACCCATCTTTTTCGTTGCAAGAGTTTTTGCGATCTTCCTTCTAAGCATCGCTTCCAGCGCGTTCGCCATCGGAAAAACGCGAGTGCTGGTGCTGACCGATATCGAAAACGAACCGGATGATGCGCAATCTATGGTTCGATTCTTGACGTACGCGAACCACTTCGACATCGAAGGCCTGGTTGCCACAACTTCGATTCATCAGCAGAACCGCACTGCGGCCGCGCGCATCAAGCAAATCGTCGAAGCCTATGGCAAGGTGCAGAAGAATCTGAGCTTGCACGAACCGGGCTATCCCACGGCAGAATCACTGCTTGCCGTTATCCGCGTTGGGCGCCCGGCTTACGGAATGAATGCGGTAGGGGAGGGCAACGATTCCACCGGCTCCGAGTTGTTGATCGAAGCGGCGGATCGCGATGACCCCAGACCACTGTGGGTGCCCGTTTGGGGCGGACCGAACGTATTGGCTCAAGCCCTTTGGAAAGTACAACAAACTCGATCGCCCGAAGCGCTCGAGAAATTTGTATCCAAATTGCGTGTCTACACAATCTCGGATCAAGACGACAGCGGCCCTTGGATCCGCAAGACCTTTCCCAACCTGTTCTACATTGCCAGTCCCGGTATTCACGCTGGCGGAGCGTACCATTACGCCACGTGGAGTGGGATTAGTGGCGACAAGTTTCACGCCCGTTTCACGGGTGCCGACTTTAGCATCGTAGACAATGACTGGCTCGACAAACACATTCGCCAGAATCACGGCCCCCTTGGAGCCGAGCACCCACATACCGAGTACCTCATGGAGGGCGACACTCCAAGCTTCCTGGGACTTGTCAACAACGGTTTAAACACCCCAGAAAATCCCAATTGGGGCGGGTGGGGCGGTCGCTATGAGTTCTACACGCCGAGAATGCAGAAGTGGTTTCAAGAGGCCGAAACGCGTCCCTTCTGGTCCAACGCCGTCGATGAAGTGAAGGGCTTTGATGGCAATTGGCACACGTCCAACCACGCCACGATCTGGCGCTGGCGTTCCGCCTACCAAAATGACTTCGCCGCCAGAATCGATTGGACAACCAAGCCCTACGACCAAGCAAACCACCCGCCCGTTGTGAAAATCGCGAGCCCAACAAGTCTCAAAGCCCAAAAAGGAGACACCATCCGCCTCAGCGCCGAAGGGACGACCGACCCGGATGGCGACGAGCTCTCCTACCGTTGGTTCTATTACAGCGAAGCAGGCTCGTTCACTACCTCCAATGCACGAACCGGCGATCCGGTGCGGCTTGAGAACGCGGACCAACCGCAATCGTCCTTCGAGGTTCCTAAGAGCCGCGTGATGTTGCCAGGTACCGGCACCATGCACATCATCTTAGCAGTCAGCGACTCGGGCACTCCCAGGTTGACCCGTTATGGTCGCGTCATCGTTGACGTGACCGAGTGA